From the Streptomyces sp. SN-593 genome, the window CCCGGTCCCGCCGCCGCCGGCCTTCCCGGTCCCGCCGGCGGCCTCCCGGCCCCCGCGCCCGGGGGCGCCGCGGGGCGCTCGGCGGCGGAAGGCGGCGCCGCCCCCACCGCGGTCGTCCGCTCCCGGGCCGGCGAGGACGCCGGAGTCCTGGGGCCCCGCGACGTCTCCGGCCTCCGCGCGGAGCGCGCGCACGGCGGCACGGCCTCCGCCGCCGCCCGGGCCGCCTTCGTCGACGCGGACATCGCGCTGCACACCGCCGTCGTCGCCGCCGCGTACAACCCGGTGCTCACCGACCTGTTCGCCGAGTTCACACCGGTGCTCCGGGAGAACGTGCTCGCGCTGCTGGACCTGATGGACGTGCGCACCCACGACGAGGAGCACGGCGAGGCCGCCCACGCCGCCCTGGTGGAGGCGATCGCCGAAGGGGACGCCGACCTCGCCGCGCGCGTGCTGCGCGACGAACTTGCCACCACCCAGGCCCACTTGGCGGACCGCCACGCACCGGTCGGGGACGAACCGTCGTGAACGCGCTGCTTCCGCGCCCCCGCAGCAGCCCCGCGCCCGGCGCGGTCCACGTGCCCGGCTGGCTCGACCTGGACCGGCAGCGCGAACTGGTCGCCGCCTGCCGGGAGTGGGCGAGGGGGCCGGTCCCGATGCGGCACACCCGGCTGCCGCGCGGCGGTGTGATGTCCGTGCAAAGCGTCTGCGTCGGCTGGCACTGGCGCCCGTACTCCTACTCGCGCACCGCGCTCGACGTGAACGGCGCGCGGGTCGCCGACTTCCCCTCCTGGCTGGCGGAGTTGGGCCGCGCGGCCGTCGCCGACGCCTACCGGGACCCGGCGGCCAGCGCCGCGTACGCGCCCGACACCGCGCTGGTCAACTTCTACGGCGCGGACGCCGTGATGGGCATGCACCAGGACCGGGACGAGCGCAGCGACGCGCCGGTGGTTTCCCTGAGCATCGGCGACACCTGCGTCTTCCGCTTCGGCAACACCCGTACCCGCACGAAGCCGTACACCGACGTGGAGCTGGAGTCCGGGGACCTCTTCGTCTTCGGCGGGGCGTCGCGCCACGCCTACCACGGCGTTCCCCGGGTCCGTCCCCGCACCGGCGACCCCGCGACCGGCCTGGCCGCCGGCCGGCTCAACCTCACGCTGCGCACGACCGGCCTGCCGGGCTGATCCCCCCGGGCCCCGCGCCGGGCGCGCCGGGCGCGGAGGGACGCGTGGGGGTCCGGCGGGAAGGGCCGACACCCGGCACAGGGCCATCGGTTAGGCTTACCTAAGTACACGAGGACACGGAGAGCCGAGCGCGCGAGACAGCGCGAGGAAGCGGGCGCACCGATGGCGGACCGACCGCAACGCAGGACCCCCACCCCGAAGCGCGCGACCGTGGTGCGCGGCGAGAGGATCACCCCGCACATGGTCCGGGTGGTGCTCGCCGTGGACCCGGCCGCCGCCCTCGACATCGGGGAGTACACCGACCACTACGTGAAGCTGCTCTTCCCCGCCGAGGGCGAGACCTTCCCCGAGCCGCTGGACATCGAGGCGATCCGCCGCGACCTGCCCCGCGAGCGCTGGCCGCGCACCCGGACGTACACCGTGCGGTCCTACGACGCGGCGACCCGCGAGATGACCGTGGACTTCGTGGTGCACGGCGACGAGGGCGTCGCCGGGCCGTGGGCGGCCGCGGCCAAGCCCGGCGAGGTGCTGTACTTCATGGGCCCGGGCGGCGCCTACGCCCCGGACCCGGCCGCCGACTGGCACCTGCTGGTCGGCGACGAGAGCGCGCTGCCCGCCGTCGCCGCCGCGCTCGACCGGCTGCCGGCCGACGCGACCGCGAGGGTCTTCGTCGAGGTCGCCGGCCCCGAGGAGCAGCAGGAGGTGCAGGCCGGCCCCGGCGTCGAGGTGGTGTGGCTGCACCGCGGGAGCGGGCAGGTCGGCGCCGCGCTGGTCGACGCCGTCACCGGACTCGACTTCCCGGCCGGCCGTGTGCACGCCTTCGTGCACGGCGAGGCGACGTTCGTCCGCGAGTTGCGGCGCCACCTGCGCCTGGACCGCGGCATCGGGCGGGAGGACCTGTCGATCTCCGGGTACTGGCGCCGCGGCAAGGACGAGGACGGCTGGCAGTCCTCCAAGCGCGAGTGGAACGCGGAGATCGAGCGCGAGCAGGAAGGCGCTCCCGCGGCCTCCTGACCCGTCCCGCCGACCGCGACGACCTGCGGGACGCCCCACCCGACGACCACCTCGGGCGGCGCCCACGGCGACGGCCCTGCCCCGGCACCGGCGTGCCCGGCAGGGCCGCGCTCGTTCGGCGGCCGCGCGGCGGACCCGCCCGTCACGGCACGGACAGGGCCTCCTCCCACGCGGTGCGGTCGGCCACCGCGGTCCGCCACCCGCGCAGGGTCCGCGGCGGTATGCCCGCACCCAGCACACCGGTCAGCCGCTCTCCGGTGCGGTAGGCGACGAGGAAGCGGCCGTCCGCGAGGTCGCCCTCGACCACCCGTGCCTGGCTGCTGCCGCGCAGCACGCCGTACGCCTGGAACTTCACGTCGTACTGGTCGGACCAGAAGTACGGGACCGGGGCGAAGGGCCTGGCCTCCCCCGGGTGCAGGAGGTTGCGGGCGGCGGCCATGCCCTGCTCGGCGGCGTTGGTGCGGTGCTCGATCCGCATCGGTGTGCCGAAGAGCGGGTTGGGCCAGCGCGCGACGTCCCCGGCGGCATAGACGCCGGGCGCGGCGGCGCAGTGCTCGTCGCACTCGATCCCGTCCGCCACGCGCAGGCCGCTGCCCCGCAGCCATTCGGTGTTGGGGGTCGAGCCGATCGCCACGAGCACGTCGTCGGCCGGCAGCCGGGTGCCGTCCGCCAGCCGTACCCCGGTCACCCGGCCGTCCGCCGCCACGATCTCCGCGACCGCCGTCCCGGTCCTCAGGTCCACCCCGCGGTCGCGGTGCGTGCGCGCCAGGTGGGCGCCCACCTGCTGCCCGACCAGGTGGGCGAGGGGTACCGGGGCCGGCTCGACGACGGTCACGGCGGCGCCGAGCGTCAGGGCGGCGGCGGCCACCTCGGTGCCGAGGAACCCCGCCCCCACCACGACCAGGCGCCGTCCGGGGCCCAGCCGCTCCCGCAGGGCGACGGCGTCCTCCAGGTCGCGCAGCACGTGGACCCCGTGGGTGCCGGCCGGCACCAGCCGCCGCGGGCGCACGCCGGTGGCCAGCACCAGGCCGTCGTAGGCGAGTTCGGCGCCGTCGGCGAGGGTGACGCTGCGCGCGGCCACCGACAGGGCCGCGGCCGGCACACCCAGGCGCAGGTCCACGTCGAGCGCGTCCAGGTCGGCCTGCCCGCGCAGGGCGGTGCGCTCGACCGGCCAACTGCCGCTGAGCACCTGCTTGGACAGCGGCGGCCGGTCGTACGGGAGGTGCTTCTCCGCGCCGACCAGGGTCAGGGAGCCGTCGTACCCGTCGCGGCGCAGGGTCTCGACCGCCGCCAGACCGGCGGCCGAGGCCCCGACGACCACCACCCGGCCGGGGTGGGCGCCCGTCACTCACTCACCAGCCGGATGGCCGCGGCGGGGCAGAGGGCGGCCGCCTCCTTCACGTCGTCGTGCCGGTCGGCGGCGGGCCGGTCGGTCAGGATCTCGACGATGCCGTCGTCGTCCTGGTCGAAGACGTCGGGCGCCGCCAGGACGCACTGCCCGGACGCCACGCACTTGGGCTGCTCCACCTCGACACGCATGTCGGCACTCATGGGAACCTCGCTTTCGAAGGGGACCGCTGCTACCAGGTGACGGGGAGTTCGTACACGCCGTAGACCAACCCGTCGTGCTTGTACTCCAGTCGGTCGGCGTCCACGGCCAGCCGCAGGGTCGGGATCCGGGAGTACAGGGTGCTGTAGACGACCTGCAGCTCGACCCGGGCCAGCGGCTGGCCGAGGCACTGGTGGACGCCGTAGCCGAACGCGACGTGGTGCCGGGCGTTGCGGGTGACGTCGAGCCGCTGCGGGTCGGGGAAGGCCCGCGGGTCGCGGTTGGCGACGTCGCCGGCCAGGATGACGCCGTCTCCGGCGCGGATC encodes:
- a CDS encoding alpha-ketoglutarate-dependent dioxygenase AlkB family protein, whose product is MNALLPRPRSSPAPGAVHVPGWLDLDRQRELVAACREWARGPVPMRHTRLPRGGVMSVQSVCVGWHWRPYSYSRTALDVNGARVADFPSWLAELGRAAVADAYRDPAASAAYAPDTALVNFYGADAVMGMHQDRDERSDAPVVSLSIGDTCVFRFGNTRTRTKPYTDVELESGDLFVFGGASRHAYHGVPRVRPRTGDPATGLAAGRLNLTLRTTGLPG
- a CDS encoding siderophore-interacting protein, which encodes MADRPQRRTPTPKRATVVRGERITPHMVRVVLAVDPAAALDIGEYTDHYVKLLFPAEGETFPEPLDIEAIRRDLPRERWPRTRTYTVRSYDAATREMTVDFVVHGDEGVAGPWAAAAKPGEVLYFMGPGGAYAPDPAADWHLLVGDESALPAVAAALDRLPADATARVFVEVAGPEEQQEVQAGPGVEVVWLHRGSGQVGAALVDAVTGLDFPAGRVHAFVHGEATFVRELRRHLRLDRGIGREDLSISGYWRRGKDEDGWQSSKREWNAEIEREQEGAPAAS
- a CDS encoding NAD(P)/FAD-dependent oxidoreductase codes for the protein MTGAHPGRVVVVGASAAGLAAVETLRRDGYDGSLTLVGAEKHLPYDRPPLSKQVLSGSWPVERTALRGQADLDALDVDLRLGVPAAALSVAARSVTLADGAELAYDGLVLATGVRPRRLVPAGTHGVHVLRDLEDAVALRERLGPGRRLVVVGAGFLGTEVAAAALTLGAAVTVVEPAPVPLAHLVGQQVGAHLARTHRDRGVDLRTGTAVAEIVAADGRVTGVRLADGTRLPADDVLVAIGSTPNTEWLRGSGLRVADGIECDEHCAAAPGVYAAGDVARWPNPLFGTPMRIEHRTNAAEQGMAAARNLLHPGEARPFAPVPYFWSDQYDVKFQAYGVLRGSSQARVVEGDLADGRFLVAYRTGERLTGVLGAGIPPRTLRGWRTAVADRTAWEEALSVP
- a CDS encoding ferredoxin — encoded protein: MRVEVEQPKCVASGQCVLAAPDVFDQDDDGIVEILTDRPAADRHDDVKEAAALCPAAAIRLVSE